ATGTCATCTATTGATACGTTGAAAATTATCCAACTTAAATTTTAAAGCAAAATTGACAAAATGAGTATTGCTCGTAAAATTgcaagtacatatatataacactactcaactcatacatacatatatacatacatatatatatatacatacatacatataaatacatacatacatacatatataaatatatatatatatatatgaggtgGACTATAATTCAATGAACGGTGCATGTTAATTAGCTAGTCACAACTCACAACCACGTAAAAGTCAATTCGAGATAACCGCCCTAATTAAGGAAATAAATAACAATCAATGATCATAATAATGACAGCCAAAATGCTTTGACTTGTAAACCTCAAACAACTCATATAGTATTAGGTGTACCCAATGAAGAGATGGCACCTGTGGATTTAGATATCAAACACTTATTGCGCCTATTAAACAGCACCCTATAACATGAAACTCAAATCACATGAAGGAATCCCCACATATGCACACTCCTCCCCCAATTTCCCAATCCAATTGCTTGCTTCCAACGCCTCCCCCCAACCGCCCACGTTCCAAGCTCCCCACATATATGCTCTTGCTCTCACTCTCACACACGCCTATATCTCCCAATCTCCCACCTCTCCCAACCCCAAAACGTATACCCAGAAGTACTACTTGTTTCAATTATTGGTGTTGAAGAATGTTCACAACTTGTGGCGGCCATGACCAAATGTTGCACCATTTCGGCCCTCCTAGGCCATTGCTAATGGATGGATCAGGGTGGAGACCCAACGTTGAGCTCGCCCCAAACTGCCCTCGGTGCGCCTCTTCCAACACAAAGTTCTGTTACTACAACAACTACAGCTTGTCGCAGCCTAGGTACTTCTGCAAAGGTTGTCGTAGGTACTGGACCAAGGGTGGTTCCCTAAGGAACGTGCCTGTTGGTGGCGGTTGTCGCAAGAACCGCCGTGCCAAGTCTTCAAGGCTACCGCAGAGGCAACGGGGTGCTTGGCAAAGTAGTAGTACTTCTCCTGACCATAATGGCAATGACAAATCTGCGGATTCTTGCGAGTACTCTAATGGGGAGGACTCGGCGTCTCATCGAAGCGTAACCAGTGGCGCCGATATTGATCTCGCCGTTGTTTTCGCCAGGTTCGTGAATCAGAACCCGAGCACCGAGCTGGAGTTCAGGACAGTCCCGGAATTGCGGCCTGATGATCATTCCAACGTAGTGGCCAACTCTTCGCCAAGTTCTTTAAACCAAGGTGACAATGATCAGCAGCACAACGCAGCGTTCGAGTACCATGAGAAACCCATTAATGGAGGAGAAGCTAATCACATGCTACTCGAAGGATTTCCTCGGGAAGAGAAAGTACTTAATAATGATCAAGTATTCATTGAAGACGATGTGAATTCATTTCGGTTGCAGAATTTGTTGGATGATGAAGTGGTGCAAGATGCTTTGTGGTCCGATGATGCTACAGCTAATTTGCCAAATTTCATGTGGTATGCAGACCAGTCAAGGACGAATCTAATCACCGATGGAACTTGGAGTTCCTTGGATCTCTCAGGTTTCGAGGTTTTCTCAAGACCTTGATCGTGCGCAAGCTAGCTGGAACaaacacatttttatttattatttttttttttcctacgagttcttcttcttcaagaTAGATTAATTACACATGATGTCCATGGAAGTGTTAATTGTATGGAcgttaataatatatatactttaatgGAAACATAAAATAAAGGCATATGATTGACTATGATCAtgatcttctatatatataaatatatatgacgAGCATTTgaagctttttattttttatttttttggtgcaTGCGTGCGCGTGCTCTATCTCAAGTATGATCCCAACCCTGCAAGTATGTGCTAAACGAACGTACGTACGTGTGATGCCGGAGATGATCAGGATTATTCTGATGGTTAGtgtatcaaaagaaaaaagtgattgagattgagaaaagatgcaaaatagatagaaaactttttaaaaatattaattaataataaaataccaaattattttattaaacccAAAAGCTGAACTTAAATAGCTATAAAATTCAAAAGTCCGaaggtttttcaaaaaaaaggaaaatccaAATTATTGCAAGAATATAAAcaagaattttgtaaaaaatttgactaaaatcaaaatcagaatcattttcaaaacttaaaataaaatatttcctaAGAGTCTAAGacgaaaaatatttggagaaaaaaaaataacgaaTATTGtccaaatccaataaaaattaaGCTTTTCTTGTCATATTTGTAAAAATTCACCTTCGATCTTAAGATATGTAGTTCAGTTGGGTTTTTATCGACGTGTAATTTTGCTGttaatttatagaatttatcgtgatctatatatatatatatatatcctagtcaagatgggaagaagaaaatgcaAGTTTCCGACGAGTAACTTCAATATTGGTGTAAGCAATTGTGATGAAAAAGAACCGTTAATCTCTGATCTGTATCACAATGATCAGTACCTTTCAATATTAATAGTGTACATGAAGCGAATGTGGACAGACTGATGTTTTTGGCTTCTCTCGATAGCTAGCCGAATTTACAGCTTCTTATTAATTAGCAAGTAGTACTGACCGGAGTATTTGACCAAGCTGGCATATTCAAcgattaaaattaataaaaatatagttgAAAAGAATGGTCAGTATGTGTTGGAATATAGACATCGATGCCCACATCCATCGTTGAAAGTTCAGAGCAGGGGGACTTGTAATTTatgaagcatatatataaatatatatatattaaatattttgacaaaaatcaaaattatatattaattaattttgtcaaaaatcaattttcttgtagtatCATACAACGATCGTTGCTTTCTTTGGTCGAAGGAGTATTTCAACTTGCCAAATTGGCCATTTTGGTAAATTGTGTCCGTATAATTAGATCACTTCGATCGACATATATGATGCTGCATGCATTAATATTCCAC
This is a stretch of genomic DNA from Carya illinoinensis cultivar Pawnee chromosome 15, C.illinoinensisPawnee_v1, whole genome shotgun sequence. It encodes these proteins:
- the LOC122297135 gene encoding dof zinc finger protein DOF3.5-like, which translates into the protein MFTTCGGHDQMLHHFGPPRPLLMDGSGWRPNVELAPNCPRCASSNTKFCYYNNYSLSQPRYFCKGCRRYWTKGGSLRNVPVGGGCRKNRRAKSSRLPQRQRGAWQSSSTSPDHNGNDKSADSCEYSNGEDSASHRSVTSGADIDLAVVFARFVNQNPSTELEFRTVPELRPDDHSNVVANSSPSSLNQGDNDQQHNAAFEYHEKPINGGEANHMLLEGFPREEKVLNNDQVFIEDDVNSFRLQNLLDDEVVQDALWSDDATANLPNFMWYADQSRTNLITDGTWSSLDLSGFEVFSRP